The proteins below come from a single Procambarus clarkii isolate CNS0578487 chromosome 44, FALCON_Pclarkii_2.0, whole genome shotgun sequence genomic window:
- the LOC138350251 gene encoding uncharacterized protein — MICRRYDARTCSYPGPPPLPKERVVHLQPFETTGVDYTGAIYLTGTADKQPIKAYICLFTCATTRAVHLEVTPDMTAQSFIQAFRRFAARRSCPKLMISDNGANLVAGEACLREICSHPAVTSTLEQRHCRWKFIPPRAPWHGGFYERLIGTVKGSLRKSLHRQKINLQELQTVITEIESRVNNRPLTYLSEDPTQHEPLSPAHLMYGRLLTPVPSLVDDEIRDPSYVGQSELVQGYKHLSSIIQKWNDVWTKEYLTSLREHHYGANVPHNIANLQPGDIVLVDSDGPRADWPLGKVVSVHPDSQGILRIVKILSKGTTSLKTLDKLIHMESVSQLQLDPERPQDTLTPQDPQTPNRHNRPQRTAAQKCKQNLHLYYQSNGE, encoded by the coding sequence atgatatgccgaaggtacgatgcaagaacttgctcttatccagggccaccacccctgccaaaggaacgagtggtccatctacaacctttcgaaacgacaggagtagattatacaggagcaatatatctaacagggactgcagataagcaacctatcaaggcatacatctgtctgttcacctgtgctaccaccagggcagtacatctagaggtaacacccgatatgactgctcaatcatttattcaagctttccgcagattcgcagcacgccgatcatgccctaagctgatgatttcagataacggagcaaacttggtagctggagaagcatgtctacgggaaatctgttcccatcctgcagttacttccacactggaacagcgtcattgcagatggaaatttatccctccgagagccccatggcacggaggattttatgaacggttaataggaactgtaaaaggatccttgagaaaatctctacaccgtcagaaaatcaatcttcaagaactccagacagtaatcacggaaatagaatcaagggtgaataaccggccgttgacttacttgtctgaggatcctactcaacatgagccgttaagtcctgcccacctaatgtatggaagacttctgactccagtaccatctctagtggatgatgagatcagagatccctcatatgtgggtcagagcgagttggttcaggggtataaacatctgtccagcataatccaaaaatggaatgatgtttggacaaaagaatatcttacatctctacgagaacatcactatggggccaatgtcccccataatatagctaatctccaacctggcgatattgtcttggtagacagtgatggccctagggctgactggccattaggtaaagttgtctcagtccatccagatagtcaggggattttgagaatagtcaaaatcctgtctaaaggaacaacttctctgaagacattggacaaactcatccacatggaatcagtgagccagctgcagttagatcctgagagacctcaagacactctaactccacaagacccacagactcctaacagacacaatcgtccacaacggacagcagcacaaaagtgcaagcaaaatttgcacttgtattatcaatccaatggagagtaa